In Opitutaceae bacterium TAV5, one genomic interval encodes:
- a CDS encoding alpha-amylase, with the protein MHPLPFRQVHLDFHTNGSIPGVGAKFDKKAFQAVLQEARVNSITCFSKCHHGWSYHDTKVGRRHPHMKGELLAKQIEACREIGVRVPIYLSAGLDELALSEHPEWRTINKKGVGVEPFHAGWRGVLRWNSPYLDYLCRQIEEVVTRWRDADGIFLDIIGPRLDYSDESLAAMKALGYNPENEAEVAAWAHEVLLDYYKKTTAAARIHNADMPVFHNGGHVHIGATEELRYNSHLELESLPTGGWGYDHFPLSARYAITTGHDFLGMTGKFHTTWGEFGGFKRPEALRYECEAMIAYGAKCSIGDQLHPSGEINRDTWALIGEAYRAVEAKEAWCAGVKPVARIGLVSAAKPGVRQTLADEGASRMLLELHQPFLVLDAKAAWTPFDLVILPDSIVFTSELQKKARRYLAQGGRILASGTSLLDEAGKAIALPEAGIRYVGQSASDPDYLVATALSAADVPVKSPVVIHGGALEVKPLAKTRVLAERAVPYFNRTWEHFCSHQHAPDEPGSEEKTGPAATLSAEGNVAYFAHRIFTRYRLYGQPLYRDFVRAAIKALSGGGDALPVVTENLPSTGRVNVTEQRAHRRFVVHVLHAVPTLRGGAKHEGPHAQPVEVIEDVTPVSDVRCAVRLPRKVKSARLVPDGAALEFTQRDGVVTFTVPRVLSHQMVELAW; encoded by the coding sequence ATGCATCCTCTCCCGTTTCGCCAGGTTCATCTTGATTTTCACACCAACGGCTCGATCCCCGGCGTCGGGGCGAAGTTCGACAAGAAGGCGTTTCAGGCCGTGCTGCAGGAAGCGCGGGTCAACTCGATCACCTGTTTTTCGAAATGCCACCACGGCTGGAGCTATCACGACACGAAGGTCGGCCGGCGCCATCCGCACATGAAAGGAGAGTTGCTCGCGAAGCAGATCGAGGCGTGCCGCGAGATCGGCGTGCGCGTGCCGATCTACCTGAGCGCGGGGCTCGACGAACTCGCGCTTTCGGAGCATCCCGAATGGCGCACGATCAACAAAAAGGGCGTGGGCGTGGAGCCGTTTCACGCGGGCTGGCGCGGCGTGCTGCGCTGGAACTCGCCCTACCTCGACTACCTGTGCCGCCAGATCGAGGAAGTCGTCACGCGCTGGCGCGATGCCGACGGCATTTTTCTGGATATCATCGGGCCGCGTCTCGATTACTCCGACGAGAGCCTGGCCGCGATGAAGGCGCTCGGCTACAACCCGGAGAACGAGGCCGAGGTGGCCGCCTGGGCGCACGAGGTCCTGCTCGACTACTACAAAAAGACGACCGCCGCCGCGCGTATTCACAATGCGGATATGCCGGTGTTTCACAACGGCGGCCACGTCCACATCGGGGCGACGGAGGAGCTGCGGTACAATTCGCATCTGGAACTGGAATCGCTGCCGACGGGCGGCTGGGGTTACGACCACTTCCCGCTGTCGGCGCGCTACGCGATCACGACGGGGCACGATTTTCTCGGCATGACGGGCAAGTTCCACACGACGTGGGGCGAGTTTGGCGGGTTCAAGCGACCCGAGGCGCTGCGCTACGAGTGCGAGGCGATGATCGCCTACGGAGCGAAGTGCAGCATCGGCGACCAGCTCCACCCGAGTGGCGAGATCAACCGCGACACCTGGGCGCTGATCGGCGAGGCCTACCGCGCCGTCGAGGCGAAGGAGGCGTGGTGCGCCGGTGTGAAACCGGTGGCGCGCATCGGCCTGGTGAGCGCGGCAAAACCGGGAGTGCGCCAGACGCTGGCCGACGAAGGCGCGTCGCGCATGCTGCTGGAACTCCACCAGCCGTTTCTCGTGCTCGACGCGAAGGCGGCATGGACGCCGTTTGACCTGGTTATCCTGCCCGATTCGATCGTATTCACGAGTGAATTACAGAAAAAGGCGCGCCGTTACCTCGCGCAGGGCGGCAGGATTCTCGCCAGCGGCACGAGCCTGCTCGACGAGGCGGGCAAGGCGATCGCGCTGCCGGAGGCGGGCATCCGCTACGTCGGCCAGAGCGCGTCCGATCCGGATTATCTGGTGGCGACGGCGCTCTCTGCGGCCGACGTGCCGGTGAAGTCGCCGGTGGTGATTCACGGCGGTGCGCTGGAGGTGAAGCCGCTGGCGAAAACGCGGGTGCTGGCGGAGCGGGCCGTGCCGTATTTCAACCGCACCTGGGAACATTTCTGTTCGCACCAGCACGCGCCGGACGAACCCGGATCGGAAGAAAAAACCGGCCCGGCGGCGACGTTGTCGGCGGAGGGCAACGTGGCGTACTTCGCGCACCGGATTTTTACCCGTTATCGCCTCTACGGCCAGCCGCTCTATCGCGACTTCGTGCGGGCGGCGATCAAGGCGCTGTCCGGTGGTGGCGACGCGCTGCCGGTGGTGACGGAAAACCTGCCGTCCACGGGCCGCGTCAATGTGACGGAGCAGCGTGCGCACAGGCGTTTTGTGGTGCACGTGCTGCACGCCGTGCCGACATTGCGCGGCGGGGCGAAGCATGAAGGGCCGCATGCCCAGCCGGTCGAGGTGATCGAGGATGTGACTCCGGTGAGCGATGTGCGCTGCGCGGTGCGCCTGCCGCGCAAGGTGAAGTCGGCGCGTCTCGTGCCGGACGGCGCGGCGCTGGAGTTCACGCAGCGCGACGGCGTGGTGACATTCACGGTGCCGCGCGTGCTCAGCCACCAGATGGTGGAGCTGGCGTGGTGA
- a CDS encoding AraC family transcriptional regulator: MHLHHHNPGDLQLRLLQCVTARLNRWEHDNLSAPYWRLYLLSGKGAAVRWRGRTTPLDPRHAWLIGPDTDFGATLEKPLTQCYVHFTLTPAFASGPGVYPVRLTPVMRMLHARAAPGSGAASATAVPPSPEESVIAWNALVLLALGGLPPGTLRERRLDARVLRVLEHIERDIAGPHTLEELAHVAGMHARALIRLFRHETGVTPMASLRARRVALACDLLHHSDRPIDDIAALTGFCDRYHFTKTFRRLREVSPGAFRQLQRQA; encoded by the coding sequence ATGCACCTGCATCACCACAATCCGGGCGACCTGCAACTGCGGTTGTTGCAGTGTGTGACGGCGCGGCTCAACCGGTGGGAGCATGACAACCTCTCCGCACCCTACTGGCGGCTTTACCTGCTTTCCGGCAAGGGCGCGGCCGTGCGCTGGCGGGGCCGCACCACGCCGCTCGATCCGCGCCACGCCTGGCTGATCGGCCCCGATACGGATTTCGGCGCCACCCTGGAAAAACCGCTCACGCAGTGCTACGTCCACTTCACGCTCACGCCGGCCTTCGCCTCCGGCCCGGGCGTGTATCCGGTCAGGCTCACGCCCGTCATGCGGATGCTGCACGCGCGCGCGGCGCCCGGCTCCGGTGCCGCGTCCGCGACTGCGGTTCCCCCTTCTCCGGAGGAGTCGGTCATCGCCTGGAATGCGCTCGTGCTCCTCGCGCTCGGTGGCCTGCCGCCGGGCACACTGCGCGAGCGCCGGCTGGATGCGCGGGTGCTGCGCGTGCTGGAGCACATCGAACGCGACATCGCCGGCCCGCACACGCTGGAAGAACTCGCCCACGTCGCCGGCATGCACGCCCGCGCGCTGATCCGGCTTTTTCGCCACGAAACCGGCGTCACCCCGATGGCCAGCCTGCGCGCCCGCCGCGTCGCCCTTGCCTGCGACCTGCTCCACCACTCGGACCGGCCGATCGACGATATCGCCGCGCTGACAGGCTTCTGCGACCGCTATCACTTCACCAAAACCTTCCGCCGCCTCCGCGAAGTGTCTCCCGGCGCCTTCCGGCAACTGCAACGGCAGGCATAA
- a CDS encoding histidine kinase, giving the protein MSNPPTPSLLPTFFAPAERVDAGQIRRQAAAVAASPLVSTLLNSMLDVALILNARRQIVFASENTLSLLPSGDLSAALGKRPGEALACIQASTGPGGCGTAAACCECGAVHAILSGLSGKGATQECRITRIVGGRRESLDLRVRSTPFMHEGEQYTILSVADISHEKRRRALEDTFLRDLSDQTGCIEGQAMLVRSQLPDGQLRDEVDDMMQMIGELSEKVLARCDLAAAENDRLIPVFATLRARDFIKTLARHFALHVLGAGCWLRIDPASANPAFLSDRGLLQRVLGNLLRNALEAAQPGEAITLGCDSEDDVVNFRIQNASIMPRKVCLQIFNRSFSTKSPGRGLGTYSARLLVERYLHGRIRFTSGGTTGTTFIVTLPLNPLAPQ; this is encoded by the coding sequence ATGTCAAACCCGCCGACACCCTCTCTCCTGCCCACGTTTTTCGCTCCGGCAGAGCGTGTCGACGCCGGGCAGATCCGGAGGCAGGCCGCCGCGGTCGCCGCCAGTCCGCTGGTCTCCACGCTGCTCAATTCGATGCTCGATGTGGCGCTGATCCTCAACGCCCGGCGCCAGATCGTCTTTGCCAGCGAGAACACCCTTTCCCTGCTGCCTTCCGGCGACCTTTCGGCCGCGCTGGGCAAACGTCCCGGCGAGGCCCTCGCCTGCATCCAGGCCTCAACCGGACCGGGCGGTTGCGGCACGGCCGCCGCCTGCTGCGAGTGCGGCGCCGTCCATGCGATCCTGTCCGGCCTGAGCGGAAAAGGCGCCACGCAGGAGTGCCGCATCACCCGCATCGTCGGCGGGCGGCGGGAATCCCTCGACCTGCGCGTCAGGAGCACGCCGTTCATGCACGAGGGCGAGCAGTATACAATCCTGTCGGTTGCCGACATCAGCCACGAAAAACGCCGCCGGGCTCTCGAGGACACCTTCCTCCGCGACCTCTCCGACCAGACGGGCTGCATCGAAGGCCAGGCGATGCTGGTGCGCAGCCAGTTGCCCGACGGCCAACTGCGGGACGAAGTGGACGATATGATGCAGATGATCGGGGAACTCTCGGAGAAAGTCCTCGCCCGCTGCGATCTGGCCGCCGCGGAAAACGACCGGCTGATCCCGGTTTTTGCAACCCTGCGCGCCCGCGATTTTATCAAAACCCTGGCGAGGCACTTCGCCCTCCACGTCCTCGGAGCCGGATGCTGGCTGCGGATCGATCCGGCTTCGGCCAACCCCGCCTTTTTGTCCGATCGCGGGCTGCTCCAGCGCGTGCTGGGGAACCTGCTTCGCAATGCACTCGAAGCCGCGCAACCCGGGGAAGCCATCACGCTCGGCTGCGACAGCGAGGATGATGTCGTCAATTTCCGGATACAAAACGCTTCCATCATGCCGCGCAAGGTCTGCCTGCAAATCTTCAACCGGTCGTTCTCCACCAAGTCGCCCGGCCGCGGGCTGGGCACCTACAGCGCGAGGCTGCTGGTCGAACGCTACCTGCACGGCCGCATCCGCTTCACCTCCGGCGGGACCACCGGCACCACCTTCATCGTCACCCTCCCGCTGAATCCGCTCGCGCCGCAGTGA
- a CDS encoding peptidase S8 encodes MRIRPILLSAIAVLGLLVGAWWWQRAADGREARLPRSLGGVRADADAPVASRAGSDSGADLAAEADQARLAARLAQLFRRSGVRPDEGVLTFATEAAYREFLARAGDAGVAVLARIEGLRAVRVRVDDYDAFAGALRGRGGDFEAIGANPVMQPPAPPPAEERSSSGQTPVLGGLLSALGFEAADNSAWGQGVLIAILDSGVLGDATFGDNRVKTLDVGQGFTEADSAHGTAVAAIAAGGDASARGVAPAADILSIRVTDTNGQSDLFTVAQAIMAAAEAGAEVINVSLGGYATARLLEQAIDQAQAAGAVVVASAGNDQAGQLAWPAAYSQVISVGATDAAGWQMAFSNSGEQLRLTAPGYAITTAAGGGDRIYFSGTSASAPVVSGAIAALLSTNPSLTAAEAAQVLQTHANDGGTAGPDASYGNGVVNLAWAMDRDNASRVDGAVSAWVFDAKAGTVEVVVQNRGAQPLSGASLAVTVDGAPLLYPLLPLEPGASTSVKVPVVSERLEVNGKIVFRAELAMPPGTLDQVPKNNRAAAELAK; translated from the coding sequence ATGCGCATCCGTCCCATTCTCTTGTCCGCCATCGCCGTCCTCGGGCTGCTCGTCGGCGCGTGGTGGTGGCAGCGGGCGGCGGACGGGCGGGAGGCGCGGCTGCCGCGAAGCCTCGGCGGCGTGCGGGCGGATGCCGACGCGCCGGTCGCGTCACGGGCCGGCTCCGATTCCGGCGCGGACCTGGCGGCGGAGGCGGACCAGGCCAGACTCGCCGCGCGGCTGGCGCAGCTTTTCCGGCGGTCCGGCGTGCGGCCGGACGAAGGCGTGCTGACGTTTGCGACCGAGGCCGCATACCGCGAATTTCTTGCCCGGGCGGGCGATGCCGGCGTGGCCGTGCTGGCCCGGATCGAAGGGCTGCGCGCCGTGCGCGTGCGCGTGGACGACTACGACGCGTTTGCCGGAGCGTTGCGCGGGCGCGGAGGCGATTTCGAGGCGATCGGAGCCAACCCCGTCATGCAACCGCCCGCGCCGCCGCCGGCGGAGGAGCGCTCTTCGTCGGGCCAGACGCCGGTCCTCGGCGGGCTGCTGTCCGCGCTCGGCTTCGAGGCGGCGGACAACTCCGCCTGGGGCCAAGGCGTGCTGATCGCGATTCTCGACAGCGGCGTGCTCGGCGACGCGACGTTCGGTGACAACCGGGTGAAGACGCTCGACGTGGGCCAGGGTTTTACGGAAGCGGATTCCGCGCACGGCACCGCCGTCGCGGCCATCGCCGCCGGAGGCGACGCGAGCGCGCGCGGGGTGGCGCCGGCGGCGGACATCCTGAGTATCCGGGTGACAGATACGAACGGGCAGTCCGATCTCTTTACGGTGGCGCAGGCGATCATGGCGGCGGCCGAGGCCGGGGCCGAGGTGATCAACGTCAGCCTGGGCGGCTACGCGACGGCGCGGCTGCTGGAGCAGGCGATCGACCAGGCGCAGGCGGCCGGCGCGGTGGTGGTGGCGTCGGCGGGCAACGACCAGGCCGGGCAACTGGCCTGGCCTGCGGCGTACTCGCAGGTGATTTCGGTGGGGGCGACGGATGCGGCGGGCTGGCAGATGGCATTTTCCAATTCGGGCGAACAGCTCCGGCTGACAGCTCCGGGCTACGCGATCACGACGGCGGCGGGCGGGGGCGACCGCATTTATTTCAGCGGCACGTCGGCGAGTGCGCCGGTGGTGTCGGGCGCGATCGCGGCGCTGCTTTCGACGAACCCGTCGCTGACCGCGGCCGAAGCCGCGCAGGTGTTGCAGACGCATGCGAACGACGGCGGCACGGCGGGACCCGACGCCAGCTACGGCAACGGCGTGGTCAACCTCGCGTGGGCGATGGATCGCGACAACGCCTCGCGGGTGGATGGCGCGGTCTCGGCTTGGGTTTTTGATGCGAAGGCGGGCACGGTGGAAGTGGTGGTGCAGAATCGCGGCGCGCAGCCGCTTTCGGGCGCCTCGCTCGCTGTCACGGTGGACGGCGCGCCGCTGCTGTATCCGCTGCTGCCGCTGGAGCCGGGCGCGAGCACGTCGGTGAAGGTGCCGGTGGTGTCGGAGCGGCTGGAGGTCAACGGCAAGATCGTTTTCCGGGCCGAGCTGGCGATGCCGCCGGGCACGCTCGACCAGGTGCCGAAAAACAACCGGGCGGCGGCCGAGCTGGCGAAGTGA
- a CDS encoding competence protein CinA: MNPPSHPHPSSTSEASQPGASPARPVTALRYELLTLGDELLLGLTANSHLTFIGEQLGRRGVLLQRNVTITDEADVIAAQFRESWGRADVVITTGGLGPTCDDRTREAVAAVLGQKLVFEPKIVSAIEERFSRLGRRMTENNLKQAYRFADGEVLPNPNGTAPGLWIEQAGRVLVMLPGPPNELQPMFTDQVVPRLAARGLLAERESYIQLRTAGIGESALEVLLQPVFDRYGDALGVAFCAHLGRVDCRLSSPSGALRPAELDAIAADCARLLGEDFVCYGQDPLAKVVAELLRSQEQLLAVAETATGGALVSAFADFCGRSKFLAGGCVCCSHESKMQLADVPEDILMQHGAASDEGAVAMAVGVAERLGADYGLALTGYGGPCAGQNGSNEYPVGTIHLALCTPHGVWSKKLSYPGERSVVRTRAVTMALDWLRRELLRARRGAVAGCPPRTDGVIQ; encoded by the coding sequence ATGAATCCACCCAGCCATCCGCACCCGTCCTCCACTTCCGAAGCCAGCCAGCCCGGCGCCTCCCCGGCGCGCCCCGTGACCGCACTCCGTTACGAACTGCTCACGCTCGGCGACGAACTCCTCCTCGGCCTCACGGCCAACAGCCACCTCACCTTTATCGGTGAACAACTTGGCCGGCGCGGCGTGCTTCTGCAACGCAATGTCACCATCACCGACGAAGCCGACGTGATCGCCGCCCAGTTCCGCGAAAGCTGGGGGCGTGCCGACGTCGTCATCACCACCGGCGGGCTCGGCCCCACCTGCGACGACCGCACGCGCGAGGCCGTGGCCGCCGTGCTCGGGCAGAAACTCGTTTTCGAACCAAAAATCGTCAGTGCGATCGAGGAGCGTTTTTCCCGCCTCGGCCGCAGGATGACGGAGAACAACCTCAAGCAGGCGTACCGGTTCGCGGACGGCGAGGTGCTGCCCAATCCCAACGGCACGGCGCCCGGCCTCTGGATCGAGCAGGCCGGCCGCGTGCTCGTCATGCTGCCCGGCCCGCCCAACGAGCTGCAACCGATGTTCACCGACCAGGTGGTGCCGCGTCTGGCGGCGCGCGGGCTGCTCGCGGAGCGCGAATCGTACATCCAGCTCCGCACCGCCGGCATCGGCGAATCGGCGCTGGAGGTGTTGCTGCAGCCGGTTTTCGACCGCTATGGCGATGCGCTCGGCGTGGCGTTCTGCGCGCATCTGGGCCGCGTCGATTGCCGGCTGAGTTCGCCCTCCGGCGCGCTCCGGCCGGCCGAGCTCGACGCCATCGCCGCCGACTGCGCGCGGCTGCTCGGCGAGGATTTTGTGTGCTACGGGCAGGACCCGCTGGCGAAAGTCGTGGCCGAGCTGCTGCGCTCGCAGGAACAGTTGCTGGCGGTGGCCGAGACGGCGACCGGCGGCGCGCTCGTTTCGGCGTTTGCCGATTTCTGCGGGCGGTCGAAATTTCTGGCCGGCGGCTGCGTGTGCTGCTCGCACGAATCGAAAATGCAGCTCGCCGACGTGCCCGAGGACATCCTCATGCAGCACGGCGCGGCCAGCGACGAAGGCGCGGTGGCGATGGCGGTCGGCGTGGCCGAGCGGCTCGGCGCCGACTACGGCCTCGCGCTCACCGGCTACGGCGGCCCCTGCGCCGGGCAAAACGGCAGCAACGAATATCCGGTCGGCACGATCCACCTCGCGCTCTGCACGCCGCACGGCGTGTGGTCGAAAAAGCTGAGCTATCCCGGCGAGCGTTCCGTGGTGCGCACGCGCGCCGTGACGATGGCGCTCGACTGGCTGCGCCGCGAACTCCTCCGCGCCCGCCGCGGCGCCGTCGCCGGCTGCCCGCCGCGCACAGACGGCGTGATCCAGTAA
- a CDS encoding UDP-N-acetylglucosamine 1-carboxyvinyltransferase, translating to MADLIVNGGKPLSGVITPSGNKNSILPIFCATLLTDEPVTLKNVPDITDLNKLVAFFEAQGSRVAWDRARGEMQVDHVGFRPVLAGDELPQDMRSTVLLYPALLHRLRTITIHSNTKGCSLGVREIDPHLDILSALGADVDSGDPLVITLPAGGFRGARHWCDYMSVTVTENFVMAAVLADGQSTLVNAASEPHVQDLCAALVAMGAQIDGTGTSMLRITGVKKLRGATFAVSSDYHEIVTFLALGAITGGEVRVERALPQHFDLITRAFHKLGVEIAHETAPDGAAAALVRRGQRLVIETPYTTNLLPKIEAAPWPYFSVDLLPLMIALSTRAEGVIHFWNKVYENGFSWIPELAKFGAHALVSDPHRIVVFGNRPLHPAVVDSPYIIRAAVALTMVAASIPGRSVVRNAEIIKRAHPRFVENLRSLGADLEWR from the coding sequence ATGGCCGATCTCATCGTCAACGGCGGCAAGCCTCTCTCCGGCGTCATCACTCCGTCGGGCAACAAGAACTCCATCCTCCCGATTTTTTGCGCCACGCTGCTCACCGACGAGCCCGTGACGCTGAAAAACGTGCCCGACATCACCGACCTCAACAAGCTGGTTGCCTTTTTCGAGGCCCAGGGCTCGCGCGTCGCCTGGGACCGCGCACGGGGTGAAATGCAGGTCGATCACGTCGGGTTTCGCCCAGTCCTGGCCGGCGACGAACTCCCGCAGGACATGCGCTCCACCGTCCTGCTTTACCCCGCGCTCCTGCACCGCCTGCGCACGATCACCATCCACTCCAACACCAAGGGCTGTTCGCTCGGCGTGCGCGAGATCGACCCGCATCTCGACATTCTTTCCGCCCTCGGCGCCGACGTGGACAGCGGCGACCCGCTCGTCATCACGCTGCCCGCCGGCGGTTTCCGCGGCGCCCGCCACTGGTGCGACTACATGTCGGTGACCGTCACGGAAAATTTCGTCATGGCCGCGGTTCTCGCCGACGGCCAGTCCACGCTCGTCAATGCCGCCAGCGAGCCGCACGTGCAGGACCTCTGCGCCGCGCTCGTCGCCATGGGGGCGCAGATCGACGGCACGGGCACCTCGATGCTCCGGATCACCGGCGTGAAAAAACTCCGCGGCGCCACCTTTGCCGTGAGCAGCGATTATCACGAGATCGTCACGTTCCTCGCGCTCGGCGCGATCACCGGCGGCGAAGTCCGCGTGGAGCGGGCGTTGCCGCAACACTTCGACCTCATCACCCGCGCGTTTCACAAGCTCGGCGTGGAAATCGCGCATGAGACGGCTCCCGACGGCGCGGCCGCCGCGCTCGTGCGCCGCGGCCAGCGGCTTGTCATTGAAACGCCTTACACGACCAACCTGCTGCCGAAGATCGAGGCCGCGCCCTGGCCGTACTTTTCGGTGGACCTGCTGCCGCTGATGATCGCGCTGAGCACGCGGGCCGAAGGCGTCATCCATTTCTGGAACAAGGTCTACGAAAACGGTTTTTCCTGGATCCCGGAGCTGGCGAAATTCGGCGCGCACGCGCTCGTGAGCGATCCGCACCGCATCGTGGTTTTCGGCAACCGGCCGCTGCACCCGGCGGTGGTGGATTCGCCCTACATCATCCGCGCCGCCGTGGCACTGACCATGGTGGCGGCGTCGATTCCCGGCCGTTCGGTGGTGCGCAACGCCGAGATCATCAAGCGCGCCCACCCGCGTTTTGTCGAAAACCTCCGCAGCCTCGGCGCCGACCTCGAATGGCGGTAG
- a CDS encoding translation initiation factor IF-2 encodes MSEDNTSGLTPSEVPAATASAPAAAAPAEVPATFGTGRGAGLARGKRATRPAAGPATSASADYTPTAVQIVVAETEYQNPFEPAPAAAPEVFVKNTPAPAPTPVASVPAPAADSVSAAATESASPAPAAVALADAAPAQAEGAAPVELNILPPAARQPAVNWEASSGPSAAAAGETRRGDRPVFRPDRRGDNREPREGREGREGRPYDQRRSRAERSPDRPDRPARPDRPAARPQETAARPAFPETAAKKEEKKSGGFLDWVKSLFGGPAEAPAAAPRSEPDSGEQRDGQRRRRGGRGRGGQGGRGGYDQRPQEERGGSRREGGERGEFRNDGGRRRRRGGRGRNGGGGGGGEGYRNNGGPAA; translated from the coding sequence ATGTCAGAAGATAACACGTCCGGCCTCACGCCTTCCGAGGTGCCCGCCGCGACTGCCAGCGCGCCTGCCGCCGCAGCGCCCGCCGAAGTGCCCGCTACGTTTGGCACCGGTCGGGGCGCCGGTCTCGCCCGCGGCAAACGCGCCACCAGGCCCGCTGCCGGACCTGCCACGTCGGCCTCCGCCGACTACACACCCACCGCCGTGCAAATCGTGGTGGCCGAAACCGAGTACCAGAACCCCTTCGAGCCCGCCCCTGCGGCTGCTCCGGAGGTTTTTGTGAAAAACACCCCCGCCCCCGCTCCGACCCCGGTCGCCAGCGTCCCGGCACCCGCGGCAGACTCCGTTTCTGCCGCCGCCACCGAAAGCGCCTCTCCTGCTCCTGCCGCCGTCGCCCTTGCGGACGCGGCCCCGGCGCAGGCAGAAGGCGCCGCTCCCGTCGAGCTCAACATCCTGCCTCCGGCCGCGCGCCAGCCAGCCGTGAACTGGGAAGCCAGCAGCGGGCCTTCCGCAGCCGCCGCGGGTGAAACCCGCCGCGGTGACCGTCCCGTCTTCCGGCCCGACCGCCGGGGGGATAACCGCGAGCCGCGCGAAGGCCGCGAGGGTCGCGAGGGCCGTCCTTATGACCAGCGCCGCAGCCGTGCCGAGCGTTCTCCCGACCGTCCGGATCGTCCCGCGCGCCCCGACCGGCCTGCCGCCCGTCCGCAGGAAACCGCCGCCCGCCCGGCATTTCCGGAGACTGCGGCGAAAAAGGAGGAAAAGAAATCCGGCGGATTCCTCGACTGGGTCAAAAGCCTATTTGGCGGTCCTGCCGAGGCTCCCGCCGCCGCTCCCCGGTCCGAACCGGATTCCGGCGAGCAGCGCGACGGACAACGCCGCCGTCGCGGCGGTCGCGGTCGTGGCGGCCAGGGTGGCCGCGGCGGTTATGACCAGCGCCCGCAAGAAGAGCGCGGCGGTTCGCGCCGCGAAGGCGGCGAGCGCGGCGAATTCCGTAACGATGGCGGACGTCGCCGTCGCCGCGGAGGCCGCGGCCGCAATGGCGGCGGCGGTGGTGGTGGCGAAGGCTACCGCAACAACGGCGGCCCGGCCGCCTGA
- a CDS encoding dehydrogenase, with protein MKKSPSSPAGIKVGVVGYGGAFNMGRQHLKEMQAAGMTPVAVAEVDPARLEVARQDFPGIGVYGSVADMLAESDVGLVTVITPHNTHADLGLQIVSAGRHCVLEKPMAITTAECDAMIAAAKKQGVIVSTYHNRHWDGWILKALEVVDSGVLGDIVRVDLRMGAHGRPRDWWRSSRAISGGILYDWGVHLLEYALQIVKGDLTEVSGYAWENFWAEEPGAAYAAAAMNEDEAQLVARFSTGRRINLTITQLDAAPERGKIKIVGTRGTHLIDWPDYETTVALATGEFQVTKGKCPPSQGEKFYQNIAAHLTAGEPLVITGEWARRPIHILDLAVQSAKQGRALPAVYP; from the coding sequence ATGAAAAAGTCCCCCTCCAGTCCCGCAGGCATCAAGGTCGGCGTCGTCGGTTACGGCGGCGCGTTCAACATGGGTCGCCAGCACCTGAAAGAGATGCAGGCCGCCGGCATGACGCCCGTCGCCGTCGCCGAGGTCGATCCGGCGCGGCTCGAAGTCGCCCGCCAGGATTTTCCCGGCATCGGCGTGTACGGGTCGGTCGCCGACATGCTGGCGGAGTCCGATGTCGGCCTCGTGACGGTGATCACGCCGCACAACACCCACGCCGACCTCGGCCTGCAGATTGTCAGCGCCGGTCGCCACTGCGTCCTCGAGAAGCCGATGGCGATCACCACGGCCGAGTGCGACGCCATGATCGCCGCTGCGAAAAAGCAGGGGGTCATCGTGAGCACCTACCACAATCGCCACTGGGACGGCTGGATCCTGAAGGCGCTCGAGGTCGTCGATTCCGGCGTGCTCGGCGACATCGTGCGCGTGGACCTGCGCATGGGCGCGCACGGCCGCCCGCGCGACTGGTGGCGCAGCAGCCGCGCGATCTCCGGCGGCATCCTCTATGACTGGGGCGTCCACCTGCTCGAATACGCGCTCCAGATCGTGAAAGGCGACCTCACCGAGGTCAGTGGCTACGCCTGGGAAAACTTCTGGGCGGAGGAGCCCGGCGCGGCCTATGCCGCCGCCGCGATGAACGAGGACGAGGCGCAGCTCGTCGCACGTTTCTCGACCGGCCGGCGCATCAACCTGACGATCACGCAACTCGATGCCGCTCCCGAGCGCGGCAAGATCAAGATCGTGGGCACGCGCGGCACCCATCTCATCGACTGGCCCGATTACGAGACGACCGTCGCGCTGGCGACCGGCGAATTCCAGGTGACGAAGGGCAAGTGTCCGCCTTCGCAGGGTGAAAAATTTTACCAGAACATCGCCGCGCACCTGACGGCCGGGGAACCGCTCGTCATCACCGGCGAATGGGCCCGCCGCCCGATCCACATCCTCGACCTCGCCGTGCAGAGCGCGAAACAGGGCCGCGCCTTGCCCGCCGTCTATCCGTAA